In Gemmatimonadota bacterium, the sequence GTGGGGAGGATCGATGGAGTCGACTCGAGCAGGTCGCGATGCGCGAGCACCGAATCCGTTGCTTCCGCGAGGCTCGCCGAGAGCAGCCGCGCCCGGCGCTCGAGCGTGTTGAGGTCGTACGAGACCGCGAACGCGGTCTTCGAGACGACCGGGTCTACGGACCAGAGCACGTAACTTTCGGGGGAACCGAGCCCCGGGCCGCCGACACCTGCCTGCAGGACTTCGGGATCGATCGATTCGAGTCCGGCGATGGCACGGAACCGGGCGTCGTTCGCCGCCACCTCATCGAGCGTGCCCTCGAGAAGATCGATCCGGCGTTGAAACTGCTCGAACTCGATGCGAAGAGCTTCGTTTTGGGCCTCGAGGCGGCTGGTCTGGACACGCGAATAGCCGTCGAGACCGACGGTCAGCGCAGACGCCACGAGCAGTAGGGCACCGGTGGCGACCCCTCCGATCGCGACGCGCAGGAAGCGAGGGGAGAACGAGTACTGCTTGACCGGACTGTCCTCGCCACGGACAACGAGGAAGGTCCACCGATCACCGGTCATTCAGCACCTTGGTAGCGATTCACAGG encodes:
- a CDS encoding M23 family metallopeptidase; protein product: MTGDRWTFLVVRGEDSPVKQYSFSPRFLRVAIGGVATGALLLVASALTVGLDGYSRVQTSRLEAQNEALRIEFEQFQRRIDLLEGTLDEVAANDARFRAIAGLESIDPEVLQAGVGGPGLGSPESYVLWSVDPVVSKTAFAVSYDLNTLERRARLLSASLAEATDSVLAHRDLLESTPSILPTAGWTSSSFSTSRMHPIHNRPLPHPGIDISAIKGTSIFAAAKGRVVRSGWVVGYGLTIEIDHGFGYSTLYGHAAKLIAQQGQEVTRGDVIAQVGSTGFATSPHLHYEVRVNGVAQNPAKFILPEPVRY